GCATCCTCTCTCCGGCCCAGCGCAAGAAGATCGTCGAACGCCGCGACGAGGCGGATCAGATCTTCCGGAGCATCATCTCCGACGGGATCGCCGCCGGCGACTTCGTGGCGATAGACGCGAAGATCGTCTCGCTGATCATCATCGGAGCCATGAACTGGCTGCCTCACTGGTATTCGCGCAGCGGCCCCCTGTCAGTTCACGAATTAGGCCATCGCTTCGCAGACTATCTTATCCGCGGCCTCGCCGGCTCGCAAGACACACGAGCTCATATGGCTGCGGCCGGAATCGATGACGAAAATGCAATTCTCGCTCTCACCGTGGCAGTGCTCGGAGTGGGAAGTACTCTTGGCCAGGCAGTGGCGCTCAGCCTTGCGCGAGGGGGTAGCCGGATTGTGGCAATGGATCGGCGCGAAGCCTCGGCTCGGCAGGTGGCAGAAGCGATCCAAGAGATCGGCGGCGAGGCGGTCGGCTACGGTGCCATCCTGAGCGATGCGGAGCAATGGGAACCGATTCTAGGAGAAGCCGCGGCACAGTTCAAACATCTCGATGCCCTTGTGTATGTCCACGACCTGTCGGAGGCTTCCGAGACGCCGGCAAATGGAAAGGATTCAGTGTTTCCACTTTACGCCCCGACGGCGGACATGACAGCTGTCGCCCGTGCAGCGCGGCATGTGTTTGGGAAGGAAGGGCGGGGAAACGTGCTGTTCGTGGTGAGAGCAGTAGTGCCCGGCAGACCGGAGGCGGATTTAGAGTGGTTTTCAGAATTCACACGCGCTTTGGCGCGCGATCTGGCGTCGAGCGGCGTTCGCGCGAATGCCGTTCTTGTGAAGACTGGGGGTGGAGACCGCGACGCCGGATCGCTCCGGGACATGTTAGCCGCAGTACGCTTGCTCCTGAGTAGTGGCGGTCCGTGGCTTACTGGACAGGTTATCCGCCTCTCGGACGTGGCGGTGTGACGTGCATCGCTGGTCGCAAGAATCTGTTCTCGCTCGAGCTGGTTTGCCGGGTGCCGGCACTGTGGTGAATGCCCATGGGGGAAAGACCCTGAGGCTGGTGTCGGGTATGCCCCATTGGCTCGTGCATTGAACCTGGGGCCGATCCGGAGGGACATGCTATGAAATTTGGTCTCCATCTCCCGCACATCGGGCAGTTTGCGACCCGAGACGACGTGCTCGCTGCGGCTCAATTGCTCGACCAGGAGGGGTTCGACTCGGTGTGGGTTGCCGACCATGTCGCCATGCCGGTGCATTCCGAGAGTGTCTATCCGTATCGGGCGGACGGCTTCCCGTTCCCCAAGGACGCCCCGTGGCTCGAGGCCA
The sequence above is drawn from the Candidatus Rokuibacteriota bacterium genome and encodes:
- a CDS encoding SDR family NAD(P)-dependent oxidoreductase codes for the protein MSTRLQRTRHLRSKILWAAAEMFRKKGYHESLVADIARELGMAKPTLYHYFKSKQELLFESHLLAAATVVEDLREIRQRPESAEVRLRQAIISFMVAVVEKVPLSSVLVFQNSILSPAQRKKIVERRDEADQIFRSIISDGIAAGDFVAIDAKIVSLIIIGAMNWLPHWYSRSGPLSVHELGHRFADYLIRGLAGSQDTRAHMAAAGIDDENAILALTVAVLGVGSTLGQAVALSLARGGSRIVAMDRREASARQVAEAIQEIGGEAVGYGAILSDAEQWEPILGEAAAQFKHLDALVYVHDLSEASETPANGKDSVFPLYAPTADMTAVARAARHVFGKEGRGNVLFVVRAVVPGRPEADLEWFSEFTRALARDLASSGVRANAVLVKTGGGDRDAGSLRDMLAAVRLLLSSGGPWLTGQVIRLSDVAV